DNA from Chitinophaga pendula:
CGTATCCCTGAAAGAGCAACGTGCCACCGCTATACTGCAGGTAAATGAAGAACATCCTTATTTTTTTGACCACCCATTAGATCATGTCCCGGGTATCTTATTGCTCGAAGGCACGAGTCAATTAATCGACCAGCAACTACAACAATATCCGCCGGATACCGGCGCGGTAGGCTCACATTATATCAACCGCCTCGATATGCGGTTTACACGTTTGTGTCATTGCAACCGTCCTGCAGAGATTGTAATACGCCCTCAGGCCGGCCGTGCCTATGAAGGCAGGATATGGCAGGATGAGAAAGTAGTGGCAACAATCAATATGGAGTGCAGTGCTGCAGCTGATACGCCCCTGCAATCAGCTATACAACCCGTGTACAATACACCGCCCGCGCATTGGTTACACAAACATCGGGAAGAAAATATATTGGTAAGTGAACTTATACCTTTACCCGGTAATAGCTGGTCTTGCTACGTGAAGCCACCGGCCGCTACACATTTTTTTAATGATGGACATCCCCGGTGGTATAGTCCATGCTTTGTACTCGAGGTATGCCGGCAATTTTTTATGTTGCTTTCCCATCAGCAATATGACATTCCTGTAACACAGCCGATGTATTTGCTGGATATCAACTTCCAGCTGGAACAACCACTATACAGAGAGCAGGTAATAGAACTGAGACATACTTTAGTTACAGACCGTAATGCAGGAAATATATCACATCTACAGGCAGATATCTATGTCAATGATCAACGTATAGGACAGTTTAGTACGCACTCGCTCATATTGGAAAAACAATCTGCTATCCTTTAACATATCATCACTTTGTTCAACACCCTTAATCATTAAAAATGAAAAAGATCTTTGCTGCAATGCCGCTAATACTCACTATTATTGGCGGTGGCCTCATACTATTCTTTGCGGGACGTCTGATCTGGCAATTGCCCGATATTCCCCGTCAGGTTATCGCAGGAGCTACCTTGTTATTATATTTCTATTGGCTACGTTGGGAAAGCCATATTTCAGTAGGCGAACTCAAAAAGAGTACAGAGCATAAGGACTATCACACCATGGAACTGGCAGCAGTTGCAAAACTTACCACGTTAGGCGCTGCTTTCCTGGGGGGGACAGTCGTACATCTTTACCTCGCGCTGCCTGGTATCGCTGTAATGTGGTGGGGGATACGCCTGCGGCAATATGCAGTTATCGCATTGGGTAATCAATACAGTCATCGTTTACGCATCCCCGAACAGGGTATTATAGAAGAAGGCCCCTACAACAGTATACGCCATCCGGCTTATTTAGGCACTTTCATCGCTCATATAGGATTTGTAATGGTCTATTTCAATAAATGGTCTGTATTGTCAGTATTTATCCTTTGGGGAGCAGCAGTACTGATCCGCACAATACTGGAAGACCGCATGTTGATGGAGCTACCCGAATATCGCTTATACGCACAGCGTGTGAAATATAAACTCTTTCGCTCCATTTGGTAAGTTATCCCGTATATCACCACTGGTATGTTAACCACTTATAAACACGATCACTATGCAAACCTTCCGTAATCAGATCCCTCGTATTCTTTCATTATCCTTCATTACCGTTGTTATCGGCATTACCATCTATAAGGTAAGAGTATTGGAAACGGTCGCATCACCACTTATTCCCTTTTTACTGCTTTTTATCGGTAGTTATCTATTGTGGATACTACTGGAATTTAAAACTGCCAAGTCTGAAACACAAAAAGGTACCCGCACAGCTGATTTTGGCACCTGTGAAGTATACGCACTCGGTCGCATGCTGACATTGTTGTCGGGCCTGCTTTTCTACGATGAATGGTCAGAATTGACACCCCGACACATTATTGCGTTCGCACTGTTCATTGCCGGTTTTAGTTTTCGTTTATATGCTATTCATACATTAGGACGATACTATTCTCATATCGTCAGA
Protein-coding regions in this window:
- a CDS encoding methyltransferase family protein, translating into MQTFRNQIPRILSLSFITVVIGITIYKVRVLETVASPLIPFLLLFIGSYLLWILLEFKTAKSETQKGTRTADFGTCEVYALGRMLTLLSGLLFYDEWSELTPRHIIAFALFIAGFSFRLYAIHTLGRYYSHIVRKVEGHRIISSGPYRLLRHPAYTGMILANLGVTLFFLNPITVCIYAGVLIPAIIIRIRIEERTLYEIDGYENYARHRKRIIPFIW
- a CDS encoding methyltransferase family protein; its protein translation is MKKIFAAMPLILTIIGGGLILFFAGRLIWQLPDIPRQVIAGATLLLYFYWLRWESHISVGELKKSTEHKDYHTMELAAVAKLTTLGAAFLGGTVVHLYLALPGIAVMWWGIRLRQYAVIALGNQYSHRLRIPEQGIIEEGPYNSIRHPAYLGTFIAHIGFVMVYFNKWSVLSVFILWGAAVLIRTILEDRMLMELPEYRLYAQRVKYKLFRSIW